A DNA window from Nitrospira sp. contains the following coding sequences:
- a CDS encoding Helix-turn-helix transcriptional regulator (MaGe:77310597), whose product MPIGVLIQAWRLSRKQSLEALSKTAGISTSLLEEIETDHTDPSAATIEALATALRIPPSWLFDTPTAFDCLFNESGDDEPPPAEQADPVTQRILTGSRMDRSLYVMLTALMQAGDPKLLRAAEMSLRSLVKQSRHASVPWQDRSPGHFEPPSD is encoded by the coding sequence ATGCCTATCGGTGTCCTCATACAAGCCTGGCGGCTCTCCCGGAAGCAATCCCTCGAAGCGCTGTCAAAAACGGCCGGCATCTCAACCTCCCTTTTAGAGGAAATTGAGACCGATCATACAGACCCTTCTGCCGCGACCATTGAAGCCCTGGCAACAGCGCTTCGTATTCCACCCTCATGGTTGTTCGATACACCGACGGCGTTCGATTGCCTCTTCAATGAATCGGGCGATGACGAACCGCCTCCCGCCGAACAAGCCGACCCGGTTACCCAACGCATTCTGACCGGCTCCCGCATGGACCGGTCGCTTTATGTCATGCTGACCGCGCTAATGCAGGCGGGAGATCCGAAGCTCCTCCGCGCGGCGGAAATGAGCCTTCGCAGCCTTGTCAAGCAATCACGCCATGCCTCTGTCCCCTGGCAAGACCGATCCCCCGGACATTTCGAGCCGCCCAGCGACTAA
- a CDS encoding hypothetical protein (Evidence 4 : Unknown function but conserved in other organisms; MaGe:77310598): MLGTDIRGIMAEEEEVQRRQQALKSLMTMRARQLRESLDARIKRAGNTGDWKLLSKAECADLHKQEKAHLKSQLEQLQTEQDRTRGKLTLLKRAKARAQRIRAAEAASERKRR; encoded by the coding sequence ATGTTGGGAACGGATATTCGCGGCATTATGGCAGAAGAAGAAGAAGTGCAGCGTCGTCAACAGGCGCTCAAGTCGCTGATGACCATGCGGGCGCGCCAGCTTCGCGAATCGCTGGACGCTCGGATTAAACGGGCAGGCAATACTGGCGATTGGAAGCTTCTGTCGAAAGCCGAATGCGCGGATTTGCATAAACAAGAGAAGGCCCACCTTAAATCGCAACTTGAACAATTGCAGACCGAGCAAGACCGGACGCGCGGAAAACTCACCTTACTCAAGCGGGCTAAGGCGAGAGCGCAGCGCATTCGTGCCGCGGAAGCGGCGTCCGAGCGGAAGCGGCGGTAA
- a CDS encoding Putative 23S rRNA methyltransferase RlmB (Evidence 3 : Putative function from multiple computational evidences; MaGe:77310599) — protein MPALLHPLTRAQGALVRHLLQDKKFRFSENAFVMEGTHACRDLIDSFSQQIISLTVSTRYLELEDPESRAARSAVRAPQYSCSDETFAKLSDVDVPQGILAVVHLPTWNESGVLDQARVLGVYGERLQDPTNVGTIIRTAAGLGLSGVWLSPDSVDCFHPKVVRGTAGAVLTLPVFQGTELPSLIAAECVLYAAVVSSPGADDLKSLTARAPRSIIAVGNESKGLLPASVAAASRAYSIPLARGIDSLNVAVTAAISSYYFSGLPVSQ, from the coding sequence GTGCCTGCTCTTCTTCACCCTCTCACCCGTGCCCAGGGGGCGCTGGTTCGGCATCTCCTCCAGGATAAGAAGTTCCGTTTCAGTGAAAACGCCTTCGTGATGGAGGGCACCCATGCCTGTCGCGATCTCATCGACTCTTTTTCACAGCAGATCATCAGCCTGACGGTTTCGACACGATACCTTGAGCTGGAAGACCCGGAGAGCCGCGCCGCCAGGAGTGCCGTGCGGGCTCCGCAATATTCCTGTTCAGATGAGACGTTCGCCAAGCTGTCCGATGTGGATGTGCCGCAGGGCATTCTCGCGGTTGTCCACTTGCCGACATGGAATGAGAGCGGCGTGCTAGACCAGGCGCGAGTGCTGGGTGTGTATGGCGAACGCCTTCAAGACCCAACGAATGTCGGCACGATTATTCGGACGGCTGCGGGACTCGGTCTCTCCGGGGTATGGTTGAGCCCCGATTCGGTCGATTGTTTTCATCCGAAGGTGGTGCGGGGCACAGCGGGCGCGGTCCTCACCCTTCCGGTCTTTCAAGGAACTGAACTGCCTTCTCTGATAGCGGCAGAGTGCGTCCTCTATGCTGCCGTCGTATCTTCGCCTGGGGCCGACGATCTCAAGAGCCTGACCGCGCGTGCGCCTCGATCCATTATTGCCGTAGGGAATGAAAGCAAGGGCTTGCTTCCGGCTTCTGTTGCCGCTGCGTCACGCGCCTATTCAATTCCCCTGGCCAGAGGAATCGACTCTCTCAACGTCGCGGTCACGGCCGCGATCTCGTCGTACTATTTCAGCGGACTTCCCGTCTCGCAATAA
- a CDS encoding hypothetical protein (Evidence 5 : Unknown function; MaGe:77310600) encodes MARRSRGATSDVLTAKEAAKYVRLTLPTFYRYIWEGKLQAPKIGGRYRFSKSLLDRSLGKKKAGSEDVSGRNKLVGKVAAIKRDAIMAQVDINVGSHKITAVITRDALDELGLRVGDTVIALVKATEVMVVKD; translated from the coding sequence ATGGCACGGAGATCTCGTGGGGCGACGAGCGATGTTCTCACCGCCAAAGAAGCCGCCAAGTATGTGCGGCTGACGTTGCCGACTTTCTACCGATACATCTGGGAGGGAAAGCTCCAGGCGCCAAAGATCGGGGGCCGGTACCGGTTCAGTAAATCGCTGCTCGATCGCTCGCTCGGGAAGAAAAAGGCCGGCAGCGAAGATGTCAGCGGCCGAAACAAGCTGGTCGGAAAAGTGGCGGCGATCAAACGGGACGCCATTATGGCGCAAGTCGACATCAATGTCGGTTCACACAAAATCACGGCCGTGATCACTCGGGATGCGCTGGATGAGCTGGGGCTGCGTGTCGGGGATACCGTCATTGCCCTGGTGAAAGCCACCGAGGTTATGGTCGTCAAAGACTAA
- a CDS encoding Molybdenum-pterin-binding protein (MaGe:77310601), whose protein sequence is MKLSARNQFQGTVIKITEGTAMAEVTVKVGSLEFVAAITEGSVKGMGLKNGDTVTVAVKATEVMIGK, encoded by the coding sequence ATGAAGCTCAGCGCACGGAATCAATTTCAGGGCACGGTCATCAAGATCACTGAAGGGACCGCGATGGCCGAAGTCACGGTGAAAGTCGGTAGTCTTGAGTTTGTCGCGGCGATCACCGAAGGCTCGGTCAAGGGGATGGGGTTGAAGAACGGGGATACCGTGACGGTGGCCGTGAAGGCGACCGAGGTCATGATCGGGAAGTAA
- a CDS encoding Putative Transcriptional regulator ModE (Evidence 3 : Putative function from multiple computational evidences; MaGe:77310602) → MSEKGKAEPASNIENRLKALRTAHGLSQSDLAQMAGLTRQAVYAIEASRYLPTTPVALRLAKSLQCRVEDLFSLISDGEVIEGELIGAAPVADRIRVKVAKVGDRTIVRPVSELGDVLSLTVPADGLLLGPAAAPRRGARKVKVELLRDHRFVEDEIIVAGCDPAIFLVGEYVRRQNEKTSVVGWTMGSAAALEAVKRREVHVAGLHVQDTQSGEWNLPYLRKHLEAGEVTIVTFAQWEAGLMVARGNPKRIRDVADLDRKNIAIMNREPGSGARELLDRRLRGVGLTPNDIKGYDRLATSHIEIARHIAAGQVDVGIGLRSVAKLYHLDFIPLQDERYDLVIPTQLLAQHPTLSIFFDTIVSRVFRSEIEALGGYDTRETGTIREMKKLRARN, encoded by the coding sequence ATGAGTGAAAAAGGCAAAGCCGAGCCGGCTAGTAATATCGAAAATCGCCTGAAGGCCCTTCGGACTGCCCATGGATTGTCTCAGAGCGATCTGGCGCAAATGGCGGGGCTGACTCGCCAGGCGGTGTATGCGATTGAAGCCTCGCGCTATCTGCCAACGACCCCGGTGGCGCTTCGGCTGGCCAAGTCGCTGCAGTGCCGGGTCGAAGATCTGTTCTCGCTGATTTCCGATGGGGAAGTGATCGAAGGAGAGTTGATCGGGGCGGCGCCTGTTGCCGATCGGATTCGCGTCAAAGTCGCCAAGGTCGGCGATCGAACGATTGTGCGGCCCGTGTCGGAATTAGGGGATGTCTTGAGCCTGACCGTTCCGGCCGATGGGCTGCTGCTTGGGCCTGCCGCGGCTCCCCGGCGAGGGGCGCGAAAGGTGAAGGTAGAGTTGCTTCGCGATCACCGGTTTGTGGAGGATGAGATCATTGTCGCCGGCTGCGATCCGGCTATTTTTCTTGTCGGTGAGTACGTTCGCCGGCAGAACGAAAAGACTTCCGTCGTGGGATGGACGATGGGGAGCGCGGCGGCGCTTGAAGCGGTCAAGCGCCGCGAGGTGCATGTCGCGGGGCTGCATGTGCAAGATACGCAATCCGGGGAGTGGAACCTGCCGTACCTTCGGAAGCATCTGGAAGCTGGTGAGGTGACCATTGTGACCTTCGCCCAATGGGAGGCCGGGCTCATGGTCGCACGCGGAAATCCTAAACGGATTCGAGACGTGGCCGATCTGGACCGGAAGAATATCGCGATCATGAATCGCGAGCCAGGATCTGGCGCGCGCGAGTTGCTCGACCGTCGATTGCGCGGTGTCGGCCTCACGCCGAATGACATCAAAGGGTACGATCGCCTCGCCACGTCTCACATTGAAATTGCCCGGCATATCGCCGCGGGGCAGGTGGATGTGGGGATCGGTCTGCGATCCGTGGCAAAGCTCTATCACCTTGATTTCATCCCGCTTCAGGATGAGCGCTACGATTTGGTCATTCCGACTCAGTTGCTCGCGCAACATCCCACGCTGTCGATTTTCTTCGATACGATTGTCAGCCGGGTGTTCCGGTCTGAAATCGAAGCGCTCGGTGGCTACGACACGCGAGAGACCGGCACCATTCGGGAAATGAAAAAGCTGCGGGCGCGCAACTAG
- a CDS encoding conserved membrane protein of unknown function (Evidence 4 : Unknown function but conserved in other organisms; MaGe:77310603), producing MSVEFIIFGIMLLGIAIFHERMLRVAAIGAMTLVLFKLWVGFDISAHLVHESRLLINLFGLLLGFALLSKHFEESHAPERLLRHLPKDWTAGLFLLLIVAVISTFLDNIAGAIIGGVIARRMYQGNVCLSFIVALVAASNAGGAGSVIGDTTTTMMWIAGIPAATFLKAFIASGTAIAFSGVIASRAQHAYQPVVKTVLGKEQLDIARLCIVGLIVLGTIGANIAFDFPALGLWAGILIGALIRPTPWGELQYALRASLFLVLLVICASFLPVKELPIPSWQSTLGLGFASAVFDNIPLTALAIYQGGYDWGVLAFTVGYGGSLVWFGSSAGVAISNIFPQAKNGIAWIKEGWHVIVSYVLGFFAMLFLAGWNP from the coding sequence ATGTCGGTCGAGTTCATCATTTTTGGAATCATGCTTCTTGGCATCGCGATCTTCCATGAACGCATGCTCAGAGTTGCGGCGATAGGCGCCATGACCCTCGTGCTGTTCAAGCTCTGGGTCGGGTTTGATATTTCCGCCCACCTCGTCCATGAATCGCGGCTTCTCATCAATCTGTTCGGCCTCCTCCTTGGCTTCGCCCTGCTCTCAAAGCATTTCGAGGAATCGCACGCGCCAGAACGGCTTCTCCGCCATCTCCCCAAAGATTGGACCGCCGGGCTGTTCCTCCTATTGATCGTCGCGGTGATCTCGACCTTTCTCGATAACATCGCCGGCGCCATCATCGGGGGGGTGATTGCAAGACGAATGTACCAAGGGAACGTCTGCCTGAGTTTCATCGTGGCGCTGGTGGCCGCGTCGAATGCCGGCGGCGCAGGCTCGGTGATCGGAGACACCACAACGACCATGATGTGGATTGCGGGGATTCCGGCGGCCACATTTTTGAAAGCGTTTATTGCATCCGGCACCGCCATTGCATTTTCCGGTGTCATTGCCTCCCGCGCACAACATGCCTATCAGCCGGTCGTCAAAACGGTGCTGGGCAAAGAGCAACTCGACATCGCGCGCCTGTGCATTGTCGGCCTGATCGTACTGGGAACCATCGGAGCCAATATCGCATTCGACTTCCCAGCTCTCGGGCTCTGGGCCGGCATCTTGATCGGAGCCCTCATCCGGCCGACACCATGGGGCGAATTACAATATGCGTTAAGAGCGAGCTTGTTCCTCGTCTTGTTGGTCATCTGCGCCAGCTTTCTCCCCGTGAAAGAGCTTCCGATCCCAAGCTGGCAATCGACCTTGGGACTCGGCTTCGCAAGCGCCGTGTTCGATAATATTCCTCTCACCGCGCTCGCGATCTATCAGGGCGGGTACGATTGGGGAGTCTTGGCCTTTACGGTCGGATATGGCGGCTCGCTCGTGTGGTTCGGCTCTTCCGCAGGCGTCGCCATCAGCAACATCTTTCCCCAAGCAAAAAACGGTATCGCCTGGATTAAAGAGGGCTGGCATGTGATCGTCTCCTATGTGCTGGGGTTCTTCGCGATGCTCTTCCTCGCAGGCTGGAATCCGTAG
- a CDS encoding hypothetical protein (Evidence 5 : Unknown function; MaGe:77310604) has product MVPLIFWYRGRWMRKNFLQLLSSSTSSSSLTTPYGTYGSLCSGQNSSLGHLSAVGTQKSVIQARMHYYRNAIMSCSGIGDAKILHPFNTEMAAAHFLKISIRTVRTE; this is encoded by the coding sequence GTGGTGCCACTGATCTTCTGGTATCGGGGGCGGTGGATGAGAAAGAACTTCCTGCAGCTACTCTCGTCGAGCACAAGTTCGAGTTCACTGACAACGCCCTACGGGACCTATGGGTCGCTGTGCAGTGGGCAAAACAGTAGTTTGGGACATCTATCCGCAGTCGGGACGCAGAAAAGCGTGATTCAAGCTCGAATGCATTACTATCGAAACGCGATCATGTCATGTAGCGGTATAGGGGACGCGAAGATTTTGCATCCTTTTAACACAGAGATGGCGGCTGCCCACTTTCTGAAAATCTCAATCCGAACTGTTCGGACTGAGTGA
- a CDS encoding Insecticidal toxin protein (MaGe:77310605) produces MNPKNLLRDDAFHGQAHSEIAYVRSRIIETRETRRYFRRERELSYHFSLHQHPYVQTMMQRLLRQGTAGLQALDTEFVVRVELAGKLAFLLPENTLTVKSSGAVLRFAGRHLLRLSDGSIVKPAPAADTTVTLPNGTRLRAASGQLTKLTVDTDATLVDGVPRPALFEEIFSASSYQPTDKVKTPYPVKELDFSPHGAYSVYNWELFFHVPLTLAMHLSKNGRFVEAQRWLHILFDPTDNSDGPAPERFWKVLPFLSLETHSVEQLLINLAKGARGDVTIADATRRSIEDWMNMPFRPHAVARQRQQAYTVKTVMAYLDNLIDWGDSLFRQDTGEAIDEAMMLYVLAANILGPRPQAVPRKGSVTPQTYNSLRSDLKLFGSVLRDLEPELPFDLLPTMPSLGPNSSEGVASLRSMGQALYFCVPRNDKLLAYWDTVADRLFKIRNSLNLQGVFRQLALFEPPVDPALLARAAASGLDVGAIVNGVNQPLPLVRCAVLLQKATELAQQVMAIGNGQLSAMEKEEGEALALLRARHEQVLMKMVEQVRYAQWQEAVKAKEGLVQSLALAVQRYSYYEQQLGAKAEDLTKSLPMLEELDRESLEKLRLVTQEPLLSVRDLKIDIVQKFGEAGGRFISSYESEELIRLKTAQSLQEEGASLSMIAKFLSLIPELGAQAQPMGVGAAIQFGGRALSTQLSMAADGATSSAGRNSYEAGKAARIGGYSRREQDWAFQSNLAVGEINQVFKQIRAAQIREAVAEMELRNHRKQMEHADEIERFLNGEGVNSDGKKTNKTLYAWMKRELKGLHARAFQFAFDVARKAERALQHELGQPGLSYLKFDYQAGKEGLLAGERLLLDIKRMEMAYHEQNQREYELTKHVSLLQLDPRALVELRSTGSCTIQLPESLFDLDGPGHYFRRLKSVSLSIPCVSGPYASLACTLTLLRSSTRVSSLVGDGYERADTTDPRFSDHLGSVQSIVTSSAQNDSGLFETNLRDERYLPFEYSGAISTWQVRLPADPRKKDPQSSDYATIADVVLHVRFTAREGGKPLRDAAMEALKTRIDAGSAFGSVRLFSMREEFPAEWAKFLGAPARANGKFALSLSLHKEHFPLWSKDRLGPMKAMQLWARRSDGAPGAPLQARLAAGTNKEFPLTGGATDLLVSGAVDEKELPAATLVEHKFEFTDNALRDLWVAVQWAKQ; encoded by the coding sequence ATGAACCCTAAAAACCTTCTTCGGGACGACGCGTTCCATGGCCAAGCCCATTCAGAAATTGCATATGTGAGATCCCGCATCATCGAGACGCGTGAGACGCGCCGCTACTTCCGCCGCGAGCGCGAGCTTTCATACCACTTTTCTCTGCACCAGCATCCCTATGTACAGACTATGATGCAACGCTTGCTCCGCCAGGGAACGGCTGGCCTTCAGGCTCTGGACACCGAATTCGTCGTGCGAGTGGAATTGGCCGGTAAGCTCGCCTTCCTTCTGCCCGAGAACACCTTGACGGTAAAGTCCAGTGGTGCCGTATTGCGCTTCGCCGGACGCCACCTGTTGAGGCTAAGTGATGGATCGATCGTCAAGCCCGCACCAGCGGCCGATACCACCGTCACCTTGCCCAACGGGACGCGGCTCCGCGCGGCCAGCGGCCAACTGACGAAACTTACTGTCGACACTGACGCCACGCTTGTCGATGGCGTGCCGCGCCCGGCGCTATTCGAGGAGATCTTCAGCGCCAGTTCGTATCAGCCAACAGACAAGGTTAAGACGCCGTATCCGGTCAAGGAGTTGGATTTCAGCCCACACGGTGCCTATTCAGTCTACAATTGGGAGTTGTTCTTTCATGTGCCGCTGACCCTGGCCATGCATCTCAGTAAGAACGGGCGTTTCGTCGAGGCGCAGCGCTGGCTTCATATCCTGTTCGACCCCACCGATAACAGCGATGGTCCGGCCCCCGAGCGCTTCTGGAAGGTTTTGCCGTTCCTGAGCCTGGAGACCCACTCGGTCGAACAACTCCTGATCAACCTCGCGAAGGGTGCAAGGGGTGATGTCACCATTGCAGACGCCACACGGCGCAGTATTGAGGACTGGATGAACATGCCGTTCCGGCCCCATGCCGTGGCGCGGCAGCGCCAGCAGGCCTACACGGTCAAGACGGTGATGGCCTACCTGGACAACCTGATCGATTGGGGTGACTCGCTGTTCCGCCAGGACACGGGCGAGGCGATCGACGAGGCGATGATGTTGTACGTGCTGGCGGCCAACATCCTTGGCCCGCGCCCGCAGGCCGTGCCGCGCAAGGGCTCGGTAACGCCGCAGACGTACAACAGTTTGCGCAGCGATCTCAAGCTATTCGGGTCGGTCTTGCGCGATCTAGAACCTGAATTGCCATTCGACCTGCTGCCCACGATGCCTTCGCTTGGGCCCAACAGCAGTGAGGGCGTCGCCTCACTCCGCAGCATGGGCCAGGCGCTGTATTTCTGCGTGCCGCGCAACGACAAGCTGCTGGCCTATTGGGACACGGTCGCAGATCGGTTGTTCAAGATCCGCAACAGCCTGAATCTGCAGGGGGTGTTCCGACAACTCGCCTTGTTCGAGCCTCCAGTCGATCCTGCCTTGTTGGCTCGTGCTGCGGCGTCTGGATTGGACGTGGGAGCCATCGTCAATGGGGTAAACCAGCCACTCCCCCTGGTGCGATGCGCGGTCCTGCTGCAGAAGGCCACAGAGCTAGCGCAGCAAGTCATGGCTATCGGCAATGGGCAGCTCTCAGCAATGGAAAAGGAGGAAGGCGAAGCGTTGGCACTGCTGCGTGCGCGGCACGAGCAGGTGCTGATGAAAATGGTGGAGCAGGTGCGGTACGCCCAGTGGCAGGAAGCCGTCAAGGCGAAGGAGGGCCTCGTGCAGTCGTTGGCACTGGCCGTGCAGCGCTATAGCTACTACGAACAGCAACTAGGTGCAAAGGCCGAGGACCTCACCAAGTCGCTGCCGATGCTAGAGGAGTTGGATCGAGAGAGCCTGGAGAAGCTCCGTCTGGTGACGCAGGAGCCCCTGCTGTCTGTTCGTGACTTGAAGATAGACATTGTCCAGAAATTTGGTGAGGCCGGTGGACGATTCATCAGCAGCTACGAGAGTGAGGAATTGATTCGCCTGAAGACAGCCCAATCGTTACAGGAAGAGGGCGCTTCGCTCAGCATGATTGCGAAATTCTTGAGCTTGATACCCGAGCTTGGGGCTCAGGCTCAACCGATGGGTGTTGGTGCGGCCATTCAGTTTGGTGGGCGTGCTCTTTCGACCCAACTGTCTATGGCGGCTGATGGAGCGACATCTTCCGCGGGACGGAACTCATATGAGGCTGGAAAGGCTGCCCGTATCGGCGGCTATAGCCGCCGTGAGCAGGACTGGGCATTCCAGAGCAACCTCGCCGTCGGCGAGATCAATCAGGTCTTTAAGCAGATCCGTGCCGCGCAGATCCGCGAGGCCGTTGCAGAGATGGAACTGCGCAACCACCGCAAGCAGATGGAGCATGCCGACGAGATCGAACGCTTCCTCAATGGCGAGGGGGTGAACAGCGATGGCAAGAAGACCAACAAGACCTTGTATGCCTGGATGAAGCGAGAGCTCAAGGGCTTGCACGCACGTGCTTTCCAGTTTGCCTTCGACGTTGCGCGAAAGGCTGAGCGGGCGCTTCAGCATGAACTCGGCCAACCCGGCCTGAGTTATCTGAAGTTCGATTACCAGGCCGGCAAAGAGGGGCTGCTGGCCGGCGAGCGCCTGCTGCTGGACATCAAGCGCATGGAGATGGCCTACCATGAGCAGAACCAGCGCGAGTACGAACTGACCAAGCATGTGAGCCTGCTGCAACTGGACCCACGCGCCCTGGTCGAGCTGCGCAGCACGGGCTCATGCACAATCCAATTGCCTGAATCGCTATTTGATCTGGATGGACCCGGGCACTACTTCCGGCGCCTGAAATCGGTTTCGCTGAGCATTCCTTGCGTGAGTGGGCCCTACGCCAGCCTCGCTTGCACACTGACGTTGCTTCGTAGCTCTACGCGCGTATCGTCTTTAGTGGGCGATGGATATGAGCGAGCCGATACCACCGACCCCCGTTTTAGCGACCACCTGGGTAGCGTACAATCCATCGTCACCAGCTCGGCGCAGAACGACAGCGGATTGTTCGAGACCAACCTTCGTGACGAGCGCTATCTGCCTTTTGAGTACAGCGGGGCCATCAGCACGTGGCAGGTGAGGTTGCCGGCCGATCCGCGCAAAAAAGATCCCCAGTCCTCTGATTACGCCACAATTGCCGACGTCGTCTTGCATGTGCGTTTTACAGCCCGTGAAGGCGGCAAGCCATTACGCGACGCCGCGATGGAGGCGCTGAAGACTCGTATTGACGCCGGCTCCGCATTCGGCTCGGTGCGATTGTTCTCGATGCGCGAAGAATTCCCTGCCGAATGGGCGAAGTTTCTCGGGGCCCCCGCCCGGGCCAATGGCAAGTTCGCGCTCAGTCTGTCACTGCACAAGGAACACTTCCCGCTCTGGAGCAAGGACCGCTTGGGTCCGATGAAGGCCATGCAACTGTGGGCACGCCGAAGCGACGGGGCGCCAGGCGCGCCACTCCAGGCACGTCTAGCAGCGGGAACGAACAAGGAGTTCCCGCTCACGGGTGGTGCCACTGATCTTCTGGTATCGGGGGCGGTGGATGAGAAAGAACTTCCTGCAGCTACTCTCGTCGAGCACAAGTTCGAGTTCACTGACAACGCCCTACGGGACCTATGGGTCGCTGTGCAGTGGGCAAAACAGTAG